The Myripristis murdjan chromosome 17, fMyrMur1.1, whole genome shotgun sequence DNA segment CACTTTGGGAACCAGCATGGAAGATATACTCCCAAGAACTCCTATTTTGAAACTGATTGCCCCGAAAGAGTTGCTgacctttctctttctctttcttgtgaCCATGGTGGATAGTTCATCAAATAAAACCAGTTGATTTAGTCTCTTGAGAACCTGGTTATCTTTTCATAATTCAAAACATACTCCTTAGATGAAATCCTCATTCCCAAACGCACCTCCCTCCCTTCCAGTGAATATTCATGTTCAGGCTGTTTCCCATTGCTAGGAACCAGGAGGGTTTCTGACTTTGAAGCTCATCATTATTCGTAATGTCAAAACGATGCACAGCTGCAAAAAGTGATACAGTGATTTTTCTTAACTCTTGATTTGAGTGTTGGCTGACTGTTTGGGATGTCCAAGGCATTAAGGCTGGCTTAATGTGAAATCAGGAACTGCATGGTGTTTGGTATAAGCATGCCATTTCATGATGAGGAccaaagttttaaaaagtatataaataaataaaataagatttgttttattcatccTTTACTGAATAGTggaaatttgtcattttaattactCCCTtataaaatcacagaaaaactcaGTCATGAATGAATATCGAGTGTGTCATAGGGCCACCCTGTAACACTGATCCTGTGAGATTTTGGACTTTAAGGAAAGGAAAACCTCCAGGTCTGTGAGGAACGAAGGAAGTTGCAATCTGGCTCCAGTAAAGGATCGGTGATGTTGACTGAGGACACCGTGACAGAAGTTTGTCTTCATCCTGGTAAACAAGGAAACACTCGTGAATCCGTTTGGCAGTATGTATGGAGGCATTATTGTCTTAGAGTATGGGAACATCATGAATGAACAATGCTGGCAGCAAAGGTTCCTGTAAAATAGCCTCACATTCCTTGGCTGTTATACCATGCTGCAGAACAATCATGAGACCTATTTACTCCCACTAGATTGCTGCCCATAAAATTACACATCCACTGCCATGTTTCAAGCAGTGCCAAGAGGCGTTATGGGCGAAGGCTTCCTTTTGCTTTTTCCAAATGTAAATCCGCCTGGAAACAGGGTGAAAGACGACTCATGCATCTTTGTGTGTCGGCCACAGACTCAATCTGTTTCTAAATGGTAGCCCTGCCATGAATAGTGGCTTTGTGAAGCTCACAACatgcagttttcttttcttttgaaactGTGTCATATTGATCTGTGGTACTTTTTGAAtagtttgttggtgtgtgtctgtctatgcCTCCGTGAGCTTTGACTTAAGACCGCTGCTCCTTTTTACAAAtgcagtttttctgtgtttggtaTATGCTGTCATGATTTTCAAGACGGTCTGCAGCATTTAATAGTTTTGTGGACCTGTTAAACCTGCCGTTCAGACTCTTTTACCTTTTTGGAGGTCTGTTGCCTCGTGGTGCTTTTAAACTTGACATATAAAAGTGGAAACTGTCACACCTCTTTAAAAGCTGACAGTCAAACTGCTAGCTGGCGTTCAATTGATTATCACTCCTTTGTGTAGCTCCCTTTTGCCTCTTGTCCCCATGCCagcgtgcacaaacacacacacacacatatcacacagTTTCGACTAGGGGATCAATGACCTCCACTGTAATCGTTAGCAGCACGTTGAGAGTTTACAGAATGGCTGGCAAACAGCACTGATCTCCAGGCTCTGACTatggaaacattttgttttttgtttaactgaTTATTTTTTCGTTGCTTTGatgaaaacattcaaataaatagCAAATGGCAACCTCATGACAACAGAATATCAAAACAAAGACTCAAAACAAATCTCGTATCCTATCCACCCAAGTGAAATTAAGTAGTCACACCCGTTCATGTTCAGTCTTGCCTCTTTTCTTTTGAAGGGCTGAATATTAGTAAGCATGCGCTTGATGTTATTAATAACCTGTGTACATCTGCCCAAAGGCAATTGTGTTCATAAAATGCAGTGCACACTTCTACTTGTGCAATATGTGGGGACAGGTAAATCACAAAAGAGGGTAATCTTTGCCAGTTTGTGGTGCACGGTGATgccttatatatatattacacagCTGTGGTTGAAACAAGAACCCCCCCCCAGTGTCTTTGCAAGTACTTTCAATtatgaccttgtgtgtgtgtgtgcattgtgagTAAAGACAGCGAGGAGAGATGGCCTCCTTAATTTTtccatgagtgtgtgagtgatgttAATGAGCTCGCCCTCGCCTCTTTAGGAGCGTTTGAACAGGAGGCTGCTGTGCTGgcgagtggaggaggaggaggagggcgggagGGGTCGAGGTGGAGTGGGGGGAAGGTGGGGGGGGTAGATGCAGGGAGTGGGGGGTGATTTACAGAGAGCGCGGGGAAGCTAGTGTGAGTCACAGGTTCTGAGTGGCTGCTGGCTTGTAAACAAACCTGCCTATGGAGGTCTGCTGTAGGTGTCTACCGTCGCCATGGAGACAGTAGACACCCACTCACAGGCTTCCCAGCAAACACACTTTGCTCCAGCGGTGGCTCATTttgctcacccacacacacacacacacactcactcacacacacacacacacacacacacacacacacacacacacacacacacacacacacacacacacacacacacgcacacttcaTTACTTCAATATACTGTAATGCCTGGGAAAACGAGTCATCGAGTCACCTGCTGGAACTAATGAAGCTTCAGATTATTGACTGAATTGGTGCGTATGAGCCATTTTCTCTCCTACTTGTCTGACCTCAGCAGCCGCTTCCGTCATCTTCACAGCTGAATctttaaagcaataaaacacatttatcccTTGGACATTAttattaaacttttatttattcagtacactttcttttttttccatacagtACTTCAGgtagaaaaatattaaataaaaatcagtgttCTTGAACCAGTTGCACAGTGAACATTCACACAGTAAtctttatatttaaataaataaaaaataaatagacatTAATGATACAGAACTGACATAGCTTTTCTCCCACTGGTAGCTGTGAGAGCAATTGATTCAGTCCCTTGAAAGTTTAGCTTTAGCCTGATAGGGCCTGGCGTTCACACAGTCTTTATTTGTCTCCTTTTTAGCTCAGTCTCTGCTGTGACAGCCTCGTCTCTCGCACCTGTTCAGGTGACATTTCAAGTTTCTTATAACTTCCAGCTCTGACCCCAAACTGTGGAACCTCCAGTCTCAAAAATAATCCCACAACGCGGTAACAAACTCCTTAGACTGAGGTATTTGTTCTGTCTGAGCACTGTTTGTCTCCGCTGTGCATCATTTAGATGTCTCTTTGACTTGAGGTCGTGTTAAGAGCACCGCCGGCAGGACCGTCCTCAGAGAGGCCCTCTAGCCCGTCTTGGCCTTTCTGCTGAGCTCCAGGTACGTGGAGGACTTGAGGAACCGAGGGTAGCAGTCCTTCTCCATCAGGGTGTAGATCTTGGCCTGGGCCAGATCGAAGCAGGAGTGGCTCGGCTGCTTCATGTTCTCTTTGGTGGCAGCTTTGGTCAAATGGTCGAGGTTCAcctgggaggagagaagagcaaGAACAATtattatcaacattttacagcaGTACACAAGAAACCAGCAGAGTGGTAGAAAATATTGCACGTTTCTATTTTCCATCATTTGATTTTTACCTCTCGCGGCGCATCTTTGCAGATGAACTCATCGTAGATTTTCTTGGCCTTAGCAGGCAGTTTCGAGCTCTTAGTCGCTCTGTAGTCGTCGCAAGCCAGGTAGAAGGCGATGTTTTCCTCGCTGAACTCTGACACGAGGAAAGCTCTGAACAAGCACAGTCCATCTGGAAAAGGGAAagtggaaaaaggaaaggagttTGTCATCAACATGTGGTGATCATAATAACACTTCAACATCTGGAATGATGAAAAACCATTTTGTGTGATCGAGCGAGAGAGTTTGGACTTACTTTGGCTGGACAGCAGCTTTTCAAATGACTCCTTCCATTTCAAAGGCTCGTCTTCATTTAACCTGTGAcagaaaaatatcacaaatgagTTCAATGATAATTCATAATCCACAAGTAAAATTAGCTGCTTTGAATATCCATTCCCAGGCATGGTGGCTCCAGCTTGACTTTTCTTACCTCAGTTTGTCAGTTTTCCTCGAGTGTCCGATGATGCTGTGGTCTGACTTCTGTAGTAAACTTCCAAACAAAGCTTTCAGCTCCTTTGCCCtacaaacacaaagaagaagGACATGTCACACACCAGACTGTTAGCTTACATATTTCTTGAGACGCAGCCTTGCTACATGAATCTGTGTCATATTCTAACAGCACACAGTGAAATAAACTTTTCATCCTGACAAGAAAGCTTCATGGATCTCACCTCTCCAGGCAGGTGATTGGCAGTGCTTCCAGTCCTCTGCACATGATGACAAGTTACTGTTATCCTGATTTTTCTGACGGATATGTCCAAAGATCGCTGCAGCAGTTGTTAGGAAGTAAGGTCCTGTGCTACAGAGCGGTGCTGCCCC contains these protein-coding regions:
- the rgs5b gene encoding regulator of G-protein signaling 5b; this encodes MCRGLEALPITCLERAKELKALFGSLLQKSDHSIIGHSRKTDKLRLNEDEPLKWKESFEKLLSSQNGLCLFRAFLVSEFSEENIAFYLACDDYRATKSSKLPAKAKKIYDEFICKDAPREVNLDHLTKAATKENMKQPSHSCFDLAQAKIYTLMEKDCYPRFLKSSTYLELSRKAKTG